From the Helicobacter pylori genome, one window contains:
- the gatC gene encoding Asp-tRNA(Asn)/Glu-tRNA(Gln) amidotransferase subunit GatC, translating to MQIDDALLQRLEKLSMLEIKDEHKESVKGHLAEILGFVENIFALETNNLKTDTHLSTLLREDEPKSQPHIAKDILSQNKHSQDHYFVVPKIIE from the coding sequence ATGCAAATTGATGACGCATTATTGCAACGCTTAGAAAAATTGAGCATGTTAGAGATTAAAGACGAGCATAAAGAGAGCGTTAAAGGCCATTTGGCGGAGATTTTAGGCTTTGTAGAAAACATCTTCGCTTTAGAAACTAATAATCTAAAAACAGATACGCATCTTAGCACCCTTTTAAGAGAAGACGAACCCAAAAGCCAACCCCACATCGCTAAAGATATTTTAAGCCAAAACAAACACAGCCAGGATCATTACTTCGTTGTGCCTAAAATCATTGAATAG
- a CDS encoding adenosylmethionine--8-amino-7-oxononanoate transaminase, with translation MNFQENLAALDLEYLWHPCSQMQEHQNFPVIPIKKAQGIYLYDFNDNAYMDLISSWWVNLFGHNNAYISQQLKNQIDDLEHVLLASFSHKPIITLSQRLCQLTGMDKCFYADNGSSCIEIALKMSYHAHFLKNQTRPKKLFLSLSNSYHGETLGALSVGDVKLYKDTYTPLLLKNLITPVPKNDSEIENSLNALKRLLDKHGEEICAFIAEPLLQCAGNMHIYSAKYLKQAVLWCKQKNIHIIFDEIATGFGRTGSMFAYEQCGIKPDFLCLSKGISGGYLPLSALLTHNEIYNQFYAPYEENKAFLHSHSYTGNALACACANATLDIFEKENVIEKNKALSEFIFSALQNALKDLIEQQVVSNLRHLGMVFAFEVFLQTKERLSLAVFKKALKKGLLLRPLNNTIYLMPPYIITHEEIKKAIARLVEILDELKKAESAFKK, from the coding sequence ATGAATTTTCAAGAAAATCTGGCCGCTTTGGATTTAGAATACCTTTGGCACCCTTGTTCGCAAATGCAAGAGCATCAAAATTTCCCCGTTATCCCCATTAAAAAGGCTCAAGGGATTTACCTCTATGATTTTAACGATAACGCCTACATGGATTTAATCAGCTCATGGTGGGTGAATCTTTTTGGGCATAATAACGCCTACATCAGCCAGCAGCTTAAAAATCAAATTGATGATTTAGAGCATGTCCTTTTGGCTTCTTTTAGCCATAAACCCATCATCACGCTCTCTCAAAGGCTTTGCCAGCTCACCGGTATGGATAAATGCTTTTATGCGGATAACGGCTCATCTTGTATTGAAATCGCTTTGAAAATGAGCTATCACGCCCATTTTTTAAAAAACCAAACGCGCCCTAAAAAGCTTTTTTTATCGCTTTCTAATTCCTATCATGGCGAGACTTTGGGAGCGTTAAGCGTGGGCGATGTGAAACTTTATAAAGACACTTATACCCCCTTATTGCTCAAAAATCTCATCACGCCCGTGCCTAAAAACGACAGCGAGATAGAAAATAGCTTGAACGCTTTAAAGCGTTTGTTGGATAAGCATGGTGAAGAAATTTGCGCCTTCATTGCAGAGCCGCTTTTGCAATGCGCAGGGAATATGCATATTTATAGCGCGAAATATTTAAAACAAGCCGTTTTATGGTGCAAGCAAAAAAACATCCACATTATTTTTGATGAAATCGCTACCGGGTTTGGGCGCACAGGGAGCATGTTTGCTTATGAGCAATGCGGAATTAAGCCTGATTTTTTATGCTTGTCTAAAGGGATTAGTGGGGGGTATTTGCCTTTAAGCGCACTATTAACGCATAATGAAATCTATAACCAATTTTACGCCCCCTATGAAGAAAATAAAGCGTTTTTGCATTCGCACAGCTACACAGGAAACGCTCTAGCATGCGCATGCGCGAACGCCACGCTGGATATTTTTGAAAAAGAAAATGTTATTGAAAAAAACAAGGCTTTGAGCGAGTTTATTTTTAGCGCGCTCCAAAACGCGTTAAAAGACTTGATAGAGCAACAAGTGGTGTCTAATCTAAGGCATTTGGGCATGGTCTTTGCCTTTGAAGTTTTTCTTCAAACCAAAGAGCGTTTGAGTTTAGCGGTTTTTAAAAAAGCTCTAAAAAAAGGTCTGTTATTACGCCCTTTAAACAACACGATCTATCTCATGCCCCCTTATATTATCACGCATGAAGAAATCAAAAAGGCGATTGCAAGGTTAGTGGAAATTCTTGATGAGTTAAAAAAGGCTGAAAGTGCTTTTAAAAAATAA
- a CDS encoding peptidylprolyl isomerase — MIEWMQNHRKYLVVTIWISTIAFIAAGMIGWGQYSFSLDSDSAAKVGQIKISQEELAQEYRRLKDAYAESIPDFKELTEDQIKAMHLEKSALDSLINQALLRNFALDLGLGATKQEVAKEIRKTSVFQKDGVFDEELYKNILKQSHYRPKHFEESVERLLILQKISALFPKTTTPLEQSSLSLWAKLQDKLDILILNPDDVKISLNEEEMKKYYENHRKDFKKPTSFKTRSLYFDASLEKTDLKELEEYYHKNKVSYLDKEGKLQDFKSVQEQVKHDLSMQKANEKALRSYIALKKANAQNYTTQDFEENNSPYTAEITQKLTALKPLEVLKPEPFKDGFIVVQLVSQVKDELQNFDEAKSALKTRLIQEKTLMALQTLAKEKLKDFKGKSVGYVSPNFGGTINELNQEESAKFISTLFNRQEKKGFVTIGNKVVLYQITEQNFNHPFSAEESQYMQRLVNNTKTDFFDKALIEELKKRYKIVKYIQ, encoded by the coding sequence ATGATTGAATGGATGCAAAATCATAGAAAGTATTTAGTGGTTACAATATGGATAAGCACGATCGCTTTTATTGCTGCTGGGATGATAGGCTGGGGGCAATACAGCTTCTCTTTAGATAGCGATAGTGCTGCCAAAGTTGGACAGATTAAGATTTCTCAAGAAGAATTAGCCCAAGAATACCGCCGCCTTAAAGACGCTTATGCTGAGTCTATCCCTGATTTTAAAGAACTCACCGAAGATCAAATCAAAGCCATGCATTTGGAAAAAAGCGCTCTAGATTCGCTCATCAATCAAGCTTTATTGAGGAATTTCGCTTTAGATTTAGGGCTTGGTGCTACCAAGCAAGAAGTGGCCAAAGAGATCAGAAAAACGAGCGTTTTTCAAAAAGATGGCGTTTTTGATGAAGAATTGTATAAAAATATCTTAAAACAAAGCCATTACCGCCCCAAACACTTTGAAGAAAGCGTTGAAAGGCTTTTAATCCTTCAAAAAATCAGCGCTCTATTCCCCAAAACCACCACCCCTTTGGAGCAATCCAGCCTATCGCTTTGGGCAAAATTGCAAGACAAATTAGACATTCTTATCCTAAACCCTGATGATGTTAAAATCTCTCTCAATGAAGAAGAGATGAAAAAATATTATGAAAACCATAGAAAGGATTTTAAAAAGCCCACAAGCTTTAAAACACGCTCTTTATATTTTGACGCTAGTTTAGAAAAAACTGATTTGAAAGAGTTGGAGGAATACTACCATAAAAACAAGGTGTCTTATTTGGACAAAGAGGGGAAATTACAGGATTTTAAAAGCGTTCAAGAGCAAGTCAAGCATGATTTAAGCATGCAAAAAGCGAATGAAAAAGCCTTAAGGAGTTATATCGCTCTAAAAAAAGCGAACGCACAAAACTACACCACGCAAGATTTTGAAGAAAACAACTCCCCCTATACTGCTGAAATCACGCAAAAACTCACCGCTCTCAAGCCCCTTGAAGTCCTAAAACCAGAGCCTTTCAAAGATGGTTTTATCGTGGTGCAGCTTGTCTCTCAAGTTAAAGACGAATTGCAAAATTTTGATGAAGCCAAAAGCGCTCTTAAAACCCGTTTAATTCAAGAAAAAACCCTTATGGCGTTGCAAACTTTAGCTAAAGAAAAACTTAAGGATTTTAAAGGGAAAAGCGTGGGCTATGTAAGCCCTAATTTTGGAGGCACTATCAATGAGCTGAATCAAGAAGAGAGTGCGAAGTTTATCAGCACCCTTTTTAACCGCCAGGAAAAAAAGGGGTTTGTAACCATAGGTAATAAAGTGGTGCTTTATCAAATCACAGAGCAAAATTTCAACCACCCCTTTAGCGCAGAAGAAAGCCAATACATGCAGCGTTTAGTCAATAACACTAAAACGGATTTTTTTGATAAAGCGTTGATAGAAGAATTGAAAAAACGCTATAAGATAGTCAAATACATTCAATAA
- the ftsZ gene encoding cell division protein FtsZ, whose protein sequence is MVHQSEMENYNIGQASIEEVSDPAYKGAKIVVVGVGGGGSNMIKHLVEYGVHQDVTPIATNTDGQHLKNNPAPVKILLGKESTGGLGAGGVPDIGKKAAEESADEIREAIKDAKLVIVSTGLGGGTGTGATPTIVKIAKEVGALTIAIVTKPFKYEGNQKRKRAEEGLKELEQSSDSILVIPNDKILLTMKKNASTTECYREVDDVLVRAVSGISTIITKPGNINVDFADLKSALGFKGFALMGIGEATGEDSAKLAVQNAIQSPLLDDASIEGAKSIIVFFEHHPDYPMMAYSQACDFIQDQAHQDVDVKFGQHTSENIPIDHVRVTIIATGSERNSNGAGLESIATPSQPVVKPTRKVGNGEYLRIPTEEELSIPTTIRIQQD, encoded by the coding sequence ATGGTTCATCAATCAGAGATGGAAAATTATAATATCGGTCAAGCGAGCATTGAAGAAGTAAGCGATCCAGCTTACAAAGGGGCTAAGATTGTCGTTGTTGGTGTTGGAGGTGGAGGGTCTAATATGATTAAACACCTGGTTGAATACGGCGTGCATCAAGATGTGACCCCCATTGCAACAAACACTGATGGCCAACACCTCAAAAACAATCCCGCCCCAGTTAAAATCCTTTTAGGCAAAGAATCTACCGGAGGTTTAGGCGCTGGAGGGGTTCCTGATATTGGTAAAAAAGCCGCTGAAGAAAGCGCTGATGAAATTAGGGAAGCGATTAAAGACGCGAAATTAGTCATTGTCTCTACAGGACTTGGAGGAGGGACTGGGACTGGAGCCACCCCTACTATTGTCAAAATCGCAAAAGAAGTGGGAGCGCTCACGATCGCTATCGTTACTAAGCCTTTCAAATATGAGGGGAATCAAAAAAGGAAGAGGGCTGAAGAGGGATTGAAAGAATTGGAACAATCTAGCGATTCTATTTTGGTTATCCCTAACGATAAAATCCTTCTCACCATGAAAAAAAACGCTAGCACCACGGAATGCTATAGGGAAGTTGATGATGTCTTGGTTAGGGCTGTGAGCGGCATTTCTACGATTATCACCAAACCCGGTAATATCAACGTTGATTTTGCCGATTTAAAGAGCGCTCTTGGTTTTAAAGGCTTTGCATTAATGGGTATTGGTGAAGCCACTGGCGAAGATTCCGCTAAATTAGCGGTGCAAAACGCGATCCAATCGCCTCTTCTTGATGACGCTTCCATTGAAGGGGCTAAGAGCATTATCGTCTTTTTTGAGCACCACCCTGACTATCCCATGATGGCTTATTCTCAAGCTTGCGATTTCATTCAAGATCAAGCCCACCAAGATGTTGATGTTAAGTTTGGACAGCACACGAGCGAGAATATCCCCATTGATCATGTGCGCGTTACTATCATTGCGACCGGTTCTGAAAGAAACAGCAATGGAGCGGGTTTGGAATCTATCGCTACGCCTTCTCAACCTGTGGTGAAGCCAACAAGGAAAGTGGGCAATGGCGAGTATTTAAGAATCCCTACTGAAGAAGAGCTGTCCATACCCACAACCATAAGGATCCAACAAGATTGA
- the ftsA gene encoding cell division protein FtsA translates to MEHKEIVIGVDIGSRKICAIVAEFKDGILRIIGTAHQDSKEINSKAIKRGRINSLAHASNAIKEVINSAKKMAGLNADEDRNNPISSFRESYHPKTKAIVSFSGAYTESIRDVTGVASTKDNVVTIDEINRAINNACAKAGLDNDKHILHALPYRFTLDKQEVNDPLGMSGTRLEVFIHIVYTEKNNIENLEKIMIQSGVEIENIVINSYAASIATLSNDERELGVACVDMGGETCNLTIYSGNSIRYNKYLPVGSHHLTTDLSHMLNTPFPYAEEVKIKYGDLSFESGTETPSQSVQIPTTGSDGNESHIVPLSEIQTIMRERALETFKIIHRSIQDSGLEEHLGGGVVLTGGMALMKGIKELARTHFTNYPVRLATPVEKYNIMGMFEDLKDPRFSVVVGLILYKAGGHTNYERDSKGVIRYHESDDYIRKAHQSNPTPHIHSSPTERNLSDLKTPSAPLNTAKNDDFLPIKPTEQKGFFQNLLDKISKIF, encoded by the coding sequence ATGGAACATAAAGAAATCGTTATAGGGGTTGATATAGGCTCTAGAAAGATTTGCGCCATAGTGGCTGAATTTAAAGACGGGATTTTACGCATCATTGGCACGGCTCATCAAGACTCTAAAGAAATCAATTCAAAAGCCATTAAAAGAGGGCGTATCAATAGCCTTGCTCACGCTTCTAACGCCATTAAGGAAGTGATTAATAGCGCTAAAAAAATGGCAGGTTTGAACGCTGATGAAGACAGGAATAACCCCATTTCCTCCTTTAGAGAATCGTATCACCCTAAAACTAAGGCGATCGTTTCTTTTTCTGGGGCTTATACCGAAAGCATTAGAGATGTTACCGGTGTAGCCAGCACTAAAGACAATGTGGTTACTATAGATGAAATCAATCGCGCTATCAATAACGCATGCGCTAAAGCAGGCTTGGATAACGACAAACACATTTTGCATGCCCTCCCTTATCGCTTCACTTTAGACAAACAGGAAGTGAATGACCCCTTAGGGATGAGCGGGACTCGCTTAGAAGTCTTTATCCACATTGTCTATACAGAAAAAAACAACATTGAAAATTTAGAAAAAATCATGATCCAATCTGGGGTAGAGATTGAAAACATCGTGATCAATTCTTATGCAGCCTCGATTGCCACCTTGTCTAATGACGAAAGGGAATTGGGCGTGGCTTGCGTGGATATGGGCGGAGAGACATGCAACCTTACGATTTATAGCGGCAATTCCATACGCTATAACAAATATTTACCCGTAGGCTCTCACCATTTAACCACGGATTTATCGCACATGCTCAATACCCCATTCCCTTACGCTGAAGAAGTTAAGATCAAATACGGGGATCTTTCTTTTGAAAGCGGCACAGAAACGCCCTCTCAAAGTGTCCAAATCCCTACCACCGGCTCAGATGGCAATGAAAGCCATATTGTGCCGCTTAGTGAAATCCAAACTATCATGAGGGAAAGGGCTTTAGAAACCTTTAAAATCATCCACAGGAGCATTCAAGATAGCGGTTTAGAAGAGCATTTGGGTGGGGGCGTTGTGTTAACCGGTGGCATGGCTTTAATGAAAGGGATCAAGGAATTAGCCAGAACCCATTTCACTAATTACCCTGTTCGTTTGGCAACCCCTGTGGAAAAATACAATATCATGGGCATGTTTGAAGACTTGAAAGATCCTCGCTTTTCAGTCGTGGTCGGCTTGATTTTATACAAAGCAGGGGGGCATACCAATTATGAAAGGGATTCTAAAGGGGTTATCCGCTATCATGAAAGCGATGATTATATAAGAAAAGCCCACCAATCAAACCCTACCCCCCACATCCATTCATCGCCCACAGAGAGGAATTTAAGCGATTTAAAAACCCCTAGTGCTCCTTTAAACACCGCTAAAAATGACGACTTCTTGCCCATAAAACCCACTGAACAAAAAGGTTTTTTTCAAAACCTCTTGGATAAGATTTCTAAAATCTTTTAA